The Salvelinus namaycush isolate Seneca chromosome 1, SaNama_1.0, whole genome shotgun sequence genome has a window encoding:
- the LOC120046520 gene encoding ubiquitin-like protein 7 isoform X2, translated as MMSEWHLSLKLLDQPKSTFHFPETMPGDVSPGGYRVSTLKQLVAAQLPDSLPDPELIELVHCGRKLKDDLTLDSCGIQPGSTLHILKRTWPEPEINPEPVNRTTAAREFRVLQAALHSNSTYRDSVFKMLTSKESLDQIIVATPGLRSDPVALGVLQDKDLFVQFTDPNMLDVLISSHPALVNAIILVLHSVAGSMPAQSSAGSSRNVSSSSYSDMPGGFMFEGMSDDDEDFQSGNPAGPSNRTGGPAGMRPVSLGHSGATGPRPITQSELATALALASTPESSAVTPTAGAQDPSSGVPPTPAGTPVSNDLFSQALQQALQASSMSGMSSLQGRWQSQLQQLRDMGIQDEELMLRALQATDGDIQSALELIFAGGPGL; from the exons ATGATGTCGGAGTGGCACCTGTCATTGAAGCTGTTGGATCAGCCCAAATCCACCTTCCACTTCCCTGAGACGATGCCTGGAGACGTGTCTCCCGGCGGCTACCGAGTCTCTACTCTGAAACAGCTCGTTGCAGCACAGCTTCCTGATTCCCTACCGGACCCCGAACTCATAG AGCTGGTACACTGTGGTCGCAAGTTGAAGGACGACCTGACTTTAGACTCATGTGGgatccagccaggatccacccTGCACATCCTCAAAAGGACCTGGCCTGAACCAGAAATCAATCCAG AGCCAGTGAACAGGACGACTGCAGCCAGGGAGTTCCGTGTGCTGCAGGCAGCCCTCCACTCCAACTCCACCTACAGAGACTCG GTGTTTAAGATGCTGACCAGTAAGGAGTCTCTAGATCAGATCATTGTGGCCACACCAGGGCTGAGATCTGACCCGGTAGCGCTAG GAGTGCTCCAAGACAAAGATCTATTTGTGCAATTCACAGACCCGAACATGCTGGATGT GTTGATCAGTTCTCACCCAGCCTTGGTCAATGCCATCATCCTGGTCCTCCACTCAGTGGCTGGCAGCATGCCTGCTCAGTCCAGCGCCGGCTCCTCCCGCAACGTCTCCTCCAGCTCCTACAGTGACATGCCAG GAGGGTTTATGTTTGAGGGCATgtctgatgatgatgaagatttCCAATCG GGAAATCCGGCAGGCCCATCCAATCGAACCGGGGGCCCAGCAGGAATGCGGCCTGTGTCCCTTGGCCATAGTGGAGCTACTGGCCCTCGACCCATAACACAGAGTGAGCTGGCCACTGCCCTGGCCCTGGCCAGTACTCCTGAGAGCAGTGCTGTTACTCCCACTGCAGGGGCTCAG GACCCCTCATCTGGAGTGCCTCCCACGCCAGCAGGGACTCCTGTCAGCAATGACCTTTTCAGCCAGGCACTGCAGCAGGCTCTGCAGGCCTCCAGCATGTCCGGCATGTCCTCTCTGCAG GGGCGTTGGCAGTCCCAGCTGCAGCAGCTGAGAGACATGGGGATCCAAGATGAGGAGCTGATGCTACGGGCGCTGCAGGCTACAGACGGGGACATTCAGTCAGCTCTGGAGCTCATCTTCGCTGGAGGGCCAGGACTCTGA
- the LOC120046520 gene encoding ubiquitin-like protein 7 isoform X1 — protein MMSEWHLSLKLLDQPKSTFHFPETMPGDVSPGGYRVSTLKQLVAAQLPDSLPDPELIELVHCGRKLKDDLTLDSCGIQPGSTLHILKRTWPEPEINPEPVNRTTAAREFRVLQAALHSNSTYRDSVFKMLTSKESLDQIIVATPGLRSDPVALGVLQDKDLFVQFTDPNMLDVLISSHPALVNAIILVLHSVAGSMPAQSSAGSSRNVSSSSYSDMPGGFMFEGMSDDDEDFQSGNPAGPSNRTGGPAGMRPVSLGHSGATGPRPITQSELATALALASTPESSAVTPTAGAQQDPSSGVPPTPAGTPVSNDLFSQALQQALQASSMSGMSSLQGRWQSQLQQLRDMGIQDEELMLRALQATDGDIQSALELIFAGGPGL, from the exons ATGATGTCGGAGTGGCACCTGTCATTGAAGCTGTTGGATCAGCCCAAATCCACCTTCCACTTCCCTGAGACGATGCCTGGAGACGTGTCTCCCGGCGGCTACCGAGTCTCTACTCTGAAACAGCTCGTTGCAGCACAGCTTCCTGATTCCCTACCGGACCCCGAACTCATAG AGCTGGTACACTGTGGTCGCAAGTTGAAGGACGACCTGACTTTAGACTCATGTGGgatccagccaggatccacccTGCACATCCTCAAAAGGACCTGGCCTGAACCAGAAATCAATCCAG AGCCAGTGAACAGGACGACTGCAGCCAGGGAGTTCCGTGTGCTGCAGGCAGCCCTCCACTCCAACTCCACCTACAGAGACTCG GTGTTTAAGATGCTGACCAGTAAGGAGTCTCTAGATCAGATCATTGTGGCCACACCAGGGCTGAGATCTGACCCGGTAGCGCTAG GAGTGCTCCAAGACAAAGATCTATTTGTGCAATTCACAGACCCGAACATGCTGGATGT GTTGATCAGTTCTCACCCAGCCTTGGTCAATGCCATCATCCTGGTCCTCCACTCAGTGGCTGGCAGCATGCCTGCTCAGTCCAGCGCCGGCTCCTCCCGCAACGTCTCCTCCAGCTCCTACAGTGACATGCCAG GAGGGTTTATGTTTGAGGGCATgtctgatgatgatgaagatttCCAATCG GGAAATCCGGCAGGCCCATCCAATCGAACCGGGGGCCCAGCAGGAATGCGGCCTGTGTCCCTTGGCCATAGTGGAGCTACTGGCCCTCGACCCATAACACAGAGTGAGCTGGCCACTGCCCTGGCCCTGGCCAGTACTCCTGAGAGCAGTGCTGTTACTCCCACTGCAGGGGCTCAG CAGGACCCCTCATCTGGAGTGCCTCCCACGCCAGCAGGGACTCCTGTCAGCAATGACCTTTTCAGCCAGGCACTGCAGCAGGCTCTGCAGGCCTCCAGCATGTCCGGCATGTCCTCTCTGCAG GGGCGTTGGCAGTCCCAGCTGCAGCAGCTGAGAGACATGGGGATCCAAGATGAGGAGCTGATGCTACGGGCGCTGCAGGCTACAGACGGGGACATTCAGTCAGCTCTGGAGCTCATCTTCGCTGGAGGGCCAGGACTCTGA